The following are encoded in a window of Schistocerca nitens isolate TAMUIC-IGC-003100 chromosome 9, iqSchNite1.1, whole genome shotgun sequence genomic DNA:
- the LOC126203141 gene encoding condensin-2 complex subunit H2-like, which translates to MAGASYTQEDGALEDCVLSVLLNPIRDLTENWEINLARYLQEYHDLLVENSLNAQEILSAINFAKAALVIQKSADIYGKKVDYLWQILHNVLDTIRNQRNETDPAKPGAPTKKGKEGKDNAHVSTEFCSLDDEYGASAGDINIQARETRSKVKLLPVYNPQLDSFLGVKKIELYGQRGNAVGNKYDFRVNKYLSSTGLLISEPELNQCSGALEYDYDELSSPSPEPAIEQHETIPMEIDPEPVENCAIEVCTLAAAPSREEIVEIATDQEHEKNKAENSRKKGTVEVVNENRTGWDSIVQKDERERELQPRPTVHMPSASEYISSVLQKRPPADNNAGMERNKRPPSFLSFFAKDIISKGKKKVCYLAFQEYCCLPEQKRSKESIELNLDDVIRDVASEFGEEDFCGFEEPVILENEDDVNFEVNEVDELPLLECLPPPSDVPAPSYAEFVREAVVVPAVTAEVAESITQIVNEWHDSIRHILKASQERGHFNIHKYCDLVLSRFPHTEEHPVLPFSDIVGNEPVENVSRYFLATLMLANAYNVEIIRTIDDPLAMDCMSAKLLTRVRDNELLKEMYE; encoded by the coding sequence ATGGCTGGAGCATCTTATACTCAAGAAGACGGCGCGCTGGAAGACTGTGTTCTTTCTGTGTTACTTAACCCTATTCGTGATCTGACAGAGAATTGGGAAATTAATTTGGCACGATACCTTCAGGAATACCATGACTTGCTGGTTGAAAATAGTTTAAATGCTCAGGAAATTCTTAGTGCCATCAAttttgcgaaagctgcactcgtcATTCAAAAATCTGCTGACATTTATGGGAAGAAAGTGGATTACTTGTGGCAAATATTGCATAATGTTTTAGATACCATTAGGAACCAGAGAAATGAAACTGACCCTGCAAAACCTGGTGCACCAACGAAGAAAGGCAAGGAGGGGAAGGACAATGCCCATGTTTCTACAGAATTCTGTTCTTTAGATGATGAATATGGCGCTTCTGCTGGGGACATAAACATACAAGCACGCGAGACACGCAGTAAGGTCAAGCTACTTCCCGTATACAATCCGCAGCTAGATTCCTTTCTGGGTGTAAAGAAAATAGAACTTTATGGGCAGAGGGGTAACGCAGTCGGTAATAAATATGATTTCAGAGTCAATAAATACCTGTCATCCACTGGACTGTTAATTAGTGAACCAGAATTAAACCAGTGTTCAGGCGCACTAGAATATGATTACGATGAGTTATCAAGCCCTTCACCGGAACCCGCAATTGAACAACATGAAACTATTCCAATGGAAATTGATCCAGAGCCTGTCGAAAATTGTGCCATCGAAGTTTGCACACTAGCAGCCGCACCAAGTCGAGAAGAAATAGTTGAAATTGCAACAGATCAAGAGCATGAGAAGAACAAagcagaaaattctagaaaaaaGGGAACTGTAGAGGTTGTTAATGAGAATCGTACTGGATGGGATAGCATTGTGCAAAAAGATGAGAGAGAAAGAGAACTGCAACCAAGACCTACAGTTCATATGCCATCTGCAAGTGAGTACATTTCATCTGTATTGCAAAAGAGACCACCTGCTGACAATAACGCAGGTATGGAAAGAAACAAAAGACCACCtagttttttgtcattttttgcaAAGGATATAATTTCGAAAGGGAAGAAAAAAGTATGTTACTTAGCCTTTCAAGAGTATTGCTGTTTACCGGAGCAGAAACGGTCTAAAGAATCAATCGAATTAAATCTAGACGATGTTATAAGGGACGTGGCTAGCGAATTTGGCGAAGAAGACTTTTGCGGATTTGAAGAGCCTGTGATTCTTGAAAACGAGGACGACGTTAATTTCGAAGTGAATGAGGTCGATGAACTGCCACTACTCGAATGTTTACCTCCACCCTCCGACGTGCCTGCACCAAGTTACGCGGAATTTGTTAGAGAGGCAGTTGTCGTTccagcagtaacagcagaggtcGCTGAAAGTATAACACAGATTGTAAATGAATGGCATGATTCCATAAGACATATTTTGAAGGCATCACAGGAAAGAGGTCATTTTAATATTCATAAGTATTGTGATTTAGTGCTTTCTCGATTCCCACATACGGAGGAACACCCAGTTTTGCCTTTCAGTGATATAGTTGGAAATGAACCAGTCGAAAATGTTTCGCGTTATTTCCTGGCAACTCTTATGCTTGCCAATGCGTATAATGTGGAAATAATAAGGACCATAGACGACCCTCTAGCAATGGACTGTATGAGCGCCAAGCTTCTTACGAGAGTAAGAGATAATGAACTCTTGAAAGAGATGTACGAGTGA